From Strix aluco isolate bStrAlu1 chromosome 5, bStrAlu1.hap1, whole genome shotgun sequence:
ttaaaattttttattaacaATTTCTAGCATTCTTAGTGATAGCTGTATTTTTGTGCCTGAATAGGAGATAACCTAAACATAGATGATCACCCGAATGCCTGAACTTTCAATTTTTCAAGAGGGGAAGATAAGTATATAAGCTTAGGCCAATGGCAATTTAGCAAGACACCTTAAGAAATGAGAGTTGACTAGGTCAAAGGTTCTACCATGTTATTTTTCTTGCCTCCAACATGAAATCTTTTACTGACATTCATATTGTTTTAAGAAGTAATGTAAATGGCATTTCTGTAGTTTCTTGTGAGGTTTTAAAAGAAGGCACTGACAGAACCCAGGACCTTTTTCCCAGGAAAGCACAAGCTTCTGCTGCAGGATCTCAAAGTGCCTCTGTGAGCAAGGGGTTGACTCTTGCACAAACCAGTCTGCGGTGGAGATCCTCATTTGCAGGAGCAGCGCTGAGGGTCAGCCCAGCACAGGGGGCACGTGGCTCTACCATGAGCCTTGTATGCCATCTCTCCGAGGGTCCCTCAAGACATCAAAAGGGATCTTGGTACATGCAGAGTGCATCCTGGATATGGATATGGAGCCTTAAGTGCCGTATTGAACAAGGAGCACAAGGAGCAAGCCACCTAACACCAAGTAAATTCTGTGTGTTCTGCAGCTTTTCAGTACCCCAACAGGTATTATATGGGGAGATGCACCATGGAGGGGCTCTGGCATAACCTGCCTGAAAATAAGCTGTTTCTCCCAAGTTCTCACTGTATGTCAGGGATGTCCGGTGCTCATCGTGGGTGCCATGCAACACTGCTTGGTGAGGACTGAGGCTGTGGCAGACCCTTCATCTCTGACTTGTGGAGGGGCTGCCTCCGGCTGATTACTGATTGATGCCTGCAGCAGGTGTGCTGATGGACATGCTGTTTCCAAACACCAGGGTGCTTTGAAATAAAGTAGTTTCAATATAAACTTACAGCATCTTTTAGAAAGCTGCAATGGATATACCAAGAGCCTGTCTTGCTGGCTATTTGTTTTTGTTGCTCAGATATGTTTGTTCCCTGTGTAAGGGCACAGCTTAATATGCTGTTTATCAGGgacagttaatttttaattagtCCAATTTGATATTACTTTTTCTAAATCTCACTGCTTTAGTGGCTCAGCTGGGGAAGCAGTGAGATTTCAGCTGGCCGGCAGGCAGCCCATGGAGCAGCCAAGGAGAGAGTCACTCCAGCCCTGGAGAGCGTCACCAGCAAATGGCTTCATGCTCACGTGCCCCCAGCTACAGGCGCCGGCTGCCCTGCTTTCCAGAGCACTGCCACGGAGAGGATTTGGCCACAGCTGTGACAGAAAGGAGGCGTATTCTTGCTACTGACAGTGGCATGTGTTTCTGTGGCTCACAGGCACGCTCGTACCCCAGCTATGTCAAACCTTCACCTGGAAGCAAGCTTTGCAGGGCTTTGCTCTGTTGCTGCAAAATGGCCTCAGAGGAGCCGTGCAAAACTGTCCCATCCGGAGAAAGGTCACTGAAGTGAGAGGCTGACATAAGGGATATAACCCATGGATGCTTGGGAGAGGAACCTGGCTTGGGGCCAGGCTGCTGCAAGCTTTGCCTTTGTAGCTGCAGCAGGGACAAGCACTTCAGCAAAAGGGTAAAGGACAAGCCCACTTCAGCTAATGTTTGGGACATTACTGTAAGCATTTCTGAGAACCCCAAACACAAACCCTGACTTGGAACTAAGGAAAATTTGTCAGTCCTGTTATTTCCAGCATTTCTGAGTatgcttttttttaagcaaagtgagaagagaaaatattCCTTACCATCTTTTGAAATACATTATAGCTATGTAAGAATACAAATCTTTCAAGGCCATATCTCTTCTCAACCAgccaaatgaaatacaaaataaaactccATTGTTTTACTCTTATGTTTCCTGTGCCTTATGGCTTGAACCATGGATTCTCTTGGCTGAAGTCCATCCCAGTAAGGATTTAATTTGGGAACACTTCACCCttctaaaaataaggaaaactgaGAAGAGCAACTAACCTGTGCTGAATAAAGATCTAAAAAGACTTCTCCAGGAtctcaaattaaagaaaatatgttaccCAGTGaatgtataaaatattataaGCTTGCCTCTATGCAGCAAACTCTTTCCTGGCATTTTAGCCCTATCTGGACCTTTTCCAAAGGGAGAGAACAAATCATCagtcatatctttttttttcttctcctcagacACTTACTAAGAACCAGGCACACAcgcaaaaataaaagaatgtagAAAACATCTACCCACTTCTGTTTGGTTCcagtgtttttaaagcatttgactCAAACTGTTACCCAGAAGTGAATGTCAAACTACTGCAAAACCGAAACCAGACATATTTCCCCAAATGGGACAGAAATAAATCTATCTAAGGACCTGTGACTTAATGGGACAAGATGTGCAATAGGTGCCTTCAcctagaaaaagaagagaagcagcaggatATAGCAGCTCTGCCCTTCTCAggttgtatatatatatatatgggacCAAACCCCACATGATGCTGTGAGTCCAGATGTCCCTtacacaaacaaaaatcccatgTTCATGCTGGGAGGACCTCACCGCAGCATGCAGTAGGCAGAGGAGTACAAAAAGCCTGGGGTCAATGAGTGCAGCCCTGATCAGGGGGCTGGTGTCACCAGCTGCAAGCTCTCAGCTCTCTGCAGACACTTCTACTGTAGAAAGCCCATGAGGCTGTTAGAGTGATGCAAAATTGCAAGGATAAGAGCCCTCACAAAAGCAGGGTCTCTAAATGGCTCTGGAAACCTTCTATAGCATGCAGGTGGTGCAAAGTGAAAAATGGGGGGGGTAATCTTACTAgccagggaattaaaaaaaaagtccccaaCAAACCCAGTCACAGGGAAATTTGGTTGAAGAAACACGAGTCGTGCTGAGAATGAAGATGTGCACAGACCAATTGCAAAAATACCACAGCAGCATTTTCAATTTGTTAGGTAATAAAACTGAGCTTCCTCAGTGACCATTGGTGCAGACCCTCACAGCGGCAGCAGCTCTGCATCCCACAGGAGATCGCTTGCCGCTGCCAGTGTTTGCagccccctgggctgcagggctggaggtTGGGGAGCTGAAAAGTcccacttcagcagcagcagggctgggaaccTTTCCTGTCTTGCCCCCTGGCAAAAACATACCCCAAGTGTGGCTCCCTGGAGTGGCTAGTTACTCTCTGTTACTAAAATCTGGAATCAGGAATGCCCTTTGGAAGGCAGCTGAGTACCTGTGGTCTCTCCTCCCTCAGCACCCGTCTTCCTTCCCATGTGTGCTCAACATCAAAGCTACTGGGGGTTCAGGGAACGAAGCCACCTGCGCCACCCTTGGCCCTCTGCCCCTCCTGGCTtattgcagctggagagcaggagcCCAAATGCCATTATTCCTTGTCATTGCTcaagaaaagtaaagaaacagGGCTGCAATGAAAGAGAGAGCGGTTGAATGGAGTTAGATTGCCAAAATGCCTCTTGCAAGGTCCATTTACTAGAAGATATTAAGGATATTAAGCCCAAGCTCAGATGGCATTGGTGGCTCACTACCCATCTTCCCTCTTGTGTTCTGGGATTGTTTTCTGGCTACTGCGAGAGGCCAGCCTTCTGTTCCCAAGCGCAGGGTTTTTTCCTGACCCTGCAGAGCCCCTCCACGGTGCCATTTGCAACTCTGTGGATCACTTTCACCTGCTTGCTGCCCAGGGAGGGTTTGCTGCCCGGTGGTGGGCAGTACTGGGATGTTTCCCTGGCTGGGAATTGTCCTGCCCTTTCAAAATGGGTGATGGGAAGCCCTGGGAGCAGTGTCTGCAAGCCAGGCTCAGAGGCAGCAGTTTGCTGCTTTTAGTGGCCATCAGAGCCTGCGGCAGTGGCCGCCTGAGTGGGAGGACTGGCTGCAAGCATGAGATGACTGGCAGTGGCAGCTCCAAAGACTCCCAGGGAGGTGGGGGACGGGCTATGTCTGTGCCTTATCCTGGGTAACAACATGGTTATTGTGCCCCACCACCCATGTTGCCTTTGATATTTCCCAAGCTCACTTAGTCATTTGGGAAAACAAAGGCTGTTATTGTTCTCCAGGCACACAGCTAAGGTGTTCTCCCTCCTCTCCGCCTGCACCTCACCCCGTTGGAGCAAGTAAATTCCCTTTCTTGCAGGGATGCAGTCTGGAGTCACGGAGGCCACCCCATTCGCAGTGGGTCCATGGGCAAAGAAGCCGCAAGGCAACAGGGCTCTGCAGGCAAtggggtgctggggccagcaTCCCATCAGGGCAGCACAAGTctttgggggtgctgggtgggtccCCGCTGGCGTGGCCGTGTGCGGTGGGTCATCAGAGGACCCGGCCAGGTTGGGAAACACTGGAGAGAGGATGTTGCGTCACTGTCCCAAGGCAGAGTTCAAGTTTACAGACCCCGGCAGGTCACCAGAGGTCCGGGACTCACATAGCAGCTGGGATGGCGTCGGTCACGTGTTGCTCTGCCACTGCGCTTGCAGTGTCTTTGCAAGACAGAAGGGGCAGGCTGAATGAATGAATACCGGTGCCTGCATGGTGTGGGCGTGGGGAGCAGGCCGTGGGCACAGCAAGTGGCCTCCCTGGAGGGGCTGGTGCAGTTGGGAGGCACGCTGGCCAGAGGAGTTCACAACACGCACACGCAGCTGCTGGTGAGGGGCCCGGGAGCTGGCGGCCAGCccgagagggaaaaaaagagagaaacactAAAACAGGCGCAACCCAAGggggccaggctggggagggggtgtttATGGAGTCCTGCAGTCCTTGGATGCCATGGCGGGAGGGCAGCAAGGTCGTTGTGCAGCCCAATCCGGCAGATCCCATTCACAACACATCAGGGGTTTGCTGCACGTAGCTGCACAAGTTTTGATCCAGACTTGAGAGTTTCAGGGACTGGGCTCATCAGCGCACCTGCCCAGCGGCAACAGAGCCCTGTTGTGAGAAGTGAAGTATTTCTGTGGATCAGCAACGCAAGGAGGAGGCAGGAAGCTGGAAGGAAGGTTCAAAGATCGATTTTCATTCTGGCAGAAGGTTAAGGGTAGGGAATACAAATGCTGCCTCCAAGGTCCCGGAGAGCTCAGTATATGAACTGATGATCTGGAAACAAAGATGAGCAGTATACCAAACATTTTTAAGAGATGACTCAAAGCTATTGACTCTTGAGGAGATCAGAAAGGGCTGTAAGTAAAATGCAAATGTGGCAAATGGGCAACGCCATGCATTTACCAAGGTTTAACTGGGCAtgtgcaaagacagaaaaaacaaattgcaTGCAAGAATTACAAAGCTCCAGACGGTCTCTAGCAACTCAAGAAAGGATCTGGATGTCACACAAACCCTGGCTCTGTGAGTAgctgcaggttaaaaaaaagcacacacaaaatATCAGTAtgcagaaggaagaaggggagaaTAATATGGAAAATATGATAATACTATTATGTAAATCACTAGCACGGCCTCTCTGGGAATACTGTCTGCGGTTCAAGTCAGCCTTTCTCAGAAAGGGCTGATTAGGGGCATGGCAAACTCGCTCATAAAGAGAGATTGAAACGATTGGGGTTGTTTATCTCGGAAAGGAAATGAACAAGAGGAGATTGGCATGGAGGGAGCTGGTCCAGagcttctggttttcttcctgttGAATTCTAACGCTCTCATATCTGGTGTCACTGAGAAGTGCATGAAGTGATGTGGCTCTCCTCTGTCACACACAGTTTGCTCTTTTTCTCACTCTCTCCCCCAGGGGAGGCACAGCATATGCAGTTATGTTTTACATTTTGGTAAGatctggggaggaggagatggcTAAGGAGGAATAATTACTCCCCAAAGTAGGCATATAGTAGAGAAGGTGAGAATGGGAAAGGGGGATTTGCACCTGGACGGAGGGGTGGAAGGTCCTGACTTTGGGAGTCTCCTTCTATCTCCTCAGGCAGACTTCAGAGAGGCTGGCAGCTACTGCCCTTCTCCCAGAGCACTTGGGACTTTGAGACCAGGCTCCAGGGTTCCTTGGAGATAAAGATAAGGAGCTTGAATTTGACAAGTTGTTCTGTAAAAAGCATCAGGATAGTCAGAGGTACCTTCAGACACACAGCATTAAGCCACTGCTCTCTGTCTACTCTGAAGCACCAAAGAAACCTTCTCTATCCCCACATTACCCTAGGCAGCCAGCACGCACAGCCAGAGACGACTGTGACCGTGACAGCCTGTGCTGTGGATGTTGACTCGATGCAGCGTGCTGAACTCTCCCCTTTCTCACACAAAGACATTTGATGGCATTTAGGCCTGTCAAAGCCAGAATGACTAAAGGAAATACCTGTAAGTGCTCTCACTGTTCTGGGCTGCAGGAAGCACACTTGCAGGCACATGGAGCTGCTGAGGCCTACAACCCTGCCTGTTTCACCGCATGAAGCCCAGGCTGCTAACGAGACTGTCAATGGCAGAACAAGCCTGGTGTTCCTAGGCAGATTCAGCATGGGTGTCCACCCCGGCCTCAAGGGCAGCTGCAAGTCTAAGGGGGAAGAGGAGACTCCTGTCTCTGCCGCAGTGACAGCTCAAGCCAAGGTGGGAAGCAGCTGCTCCACCCTGGGCTGTCCAGGCCCAGCCTGGGTCCCTTCAGGCCACACCATGGGGGTCCCACTTGTCCCCTGTTCCCCTCAGTCCTTCCCCATGGCCTTTCAGGGTGTCCCcggcccccaccctgccccagccTCTTCCCCACAGACATCCCCGCTGAGGAAGCTGGCTCACCACGGAAGCTGTCACCCCTCGAAGGGCCTGGCCTCCTCAAACCAGAGCAGCACCTGGCCCAGCCTGTCCCgtcccagccccagctgggcGCAATTGGGGGCGACAAGACCCCCTCCCCGCCGGCAGGGGGCAGCCTCCCGGCGCGGGCGGGCGTCGCGGAGCGGCCCCTCCCGCTCGCCGtagggcggcgggcgcggcgcccCGCCGGCAGGGGGAGAgaccgccgcgccgccgccccacTGGGCGCGCGCCGGCCGGAAGTCCTTCGCCGAAGGGACGGTTTGGGCCCGGCGAGCGCGCTCTATGATTGGTCGCGACCGGGTCACGACCCGGAAGCGGGTCGGCCATGTTGCTGAGTGACCCCCGGAGCCGTGCCGGGAGGGAGGCGGCGGTGGGGTCCGACGAAGGGAAGGGGTTGCTGTGAGGGGcgcggagccgagccgagcccattCCCTTTTCCACTCCGGTCCTTCCCGGTGAGTGTGATGCGGCCGGTCCCCGTGAGGCCTCCGCGGGCTCAACCGCGGGAGGGGACCTCGGCGGGGTGCGGGTGCTGCGAGCGGCCCTGGGGCGGCCCCCCACGGAAAGGGCCAGGTCATAGGGCCTGCCGGTTCCCTCGCAACAGGACGTGCGGCCTGCCGCCTTTAGAGGGCCCGTTATGCCCTGTGCGCCGCTAGAGAGGCTGTCCCGTCCCTTCCCGGGACGCGGAGGGCGGCGGTCTGTGGGGCCAGGCATGGAGGGAGAGGCGGCGGCCGGTGCGTCCCTCGGGAAGGGAAAAGCTGACTCGGATCCCGCACTTTGTCACCTCTCTCTAGGTCGCCCGTCCACGCACCCGTCCCCCatggcagcgtggtctcgggagGCTGTCCTGACCCTCTATCGGGCCCTGCTGCGCCAGGGCCGCGGGCTGCGCTACACTGACCGGGATTTCTACCTTGCTTTCATCCGCCGCGAGTTCCGCAAAAATCGGGGACTGCAGCAGCTAGAGGACAAGGAAAGGCAGTTGGAGAAGGGGCAAGCTTTCCTACAGAGCAAACTTGGGGGCCTGGTTTAAAGATTCCCTGTAGGTCCTTTTGGCCCcacttccctcttccttccaaaATCTCCTCACCAACCAAAAGAGATGATTAATGTTCCCTGCCCACCATTGTCTTGAAGAAGTCTGGAAGGTGCTTCCACAGGCACACCAGGAGGGCTCTCCTGTTCTCTTTACAAATGCATTAGGTCACAGGTAGGTCATTTACAATGATACAACCATGTTCTTCATGCTACTATTACAGTTAGCTTTGTGAAAGTGTGGTTTTATTCTGAGAATGAAGAGTGACTGGATTCCTGGTTCATCAAGGCAGGAGCATTCCTCCTGAGATTTCAGCTTGGTCGCAGAAAACCAAAGGACAGTTTTAAACCACCCAAGTCAAGCAGGCTCTGAACCTTTGAAACTGACTTAGAAAACCAATTTCGAGTCAGGGTGGAAGAGTTTCCTGGTGTTTTCATGTAGGTTCACTGAGGATCCATCTATGGGTACAGCAGTGGCAAAGTGTGTTTTACACGTCTAGTTGGCCAGGGAGACTCTTCACATTTAAATATCAAGATCAGGTTAAATGGGAATTGGGCAAAACAAAAGTACAcgtgtaagaaaatattaatgttcATGCTATATGTGACTTGTATGAGAGTCAAACCCACCAGCCTTGAGGGCAGGCATAAATGTCCAGTGAAAGCAAGGGAGCTGTTCTCTTTGTGGTACATTGTGGTCTCTACTGTTGGTTTTTGGGTGTCTTTTGAAGTATCTGGGACCAGCCATTGTCCAAAAATGAGTCTGAGAGTGGATGCCGAGACTGCCTGTCAACTCTTGGGAAGATTCTGATTTGTTAAGAGACAAGCATCTGCATCGCCGCCTCTGAGCAAAATTACATGCATTAGATtgagaataagaaaataaattggcATAAAAAAGCGCCATGCTTTGGTTGAGAAACACAAATTAAAAGAAGACTTGAATGGTCATAGAGTTTTACACGATATACAGGATTTTATTGCAGAATATTGCTGAAGTAAatcttactttgttttttaaaaagcattatatGATTGCATGATTAAACCTGCATCAATGATTAGAAGCCCCACATTAAATCTGGGTTTTTCTTTAGGTCATAAAAGGACCTGGAAGCGAAGAAATGTTGTCATTGCAGAGCTTGGTCAGTACTGTTCTGGTGTGTCTGGGAATAAGCAGCTCCTCAAAGGAGGATGATTAAAGAGGCTGCAGCGTTAGGTGGTCCCTTCTTACAGCTCTGTGCTAAGACCCCAAGAGCCCTGAGGATGGGGTGGAGGAGAAGGGAGTGAACCGTCAGAGTTGCATGTTTTGACTCACTTGTTTAATGCTCCTGCTCCTTCCAGATGAGATGGCAGGCGCTGGGCAGcgcaaagggaaaaaagatgacaaCGGCATCGGCACAGCCATTGACTTCGTGCTGTCCAATGCCCGGCTTGTGCTGGGCGTGGGTGGAGCAGCTATGCTGGGCATCGCCACACTGGCTGTCAAACGGGTGAGTGAGCGTGCAGGACGGTGGGGTGGGACCTGAGCATGGGGGCACTGGAAAGGAGTGGGAAACAAAAAGACCCAGGATGCTGGCAGTAGGCTGGGTAAAATGCAAATGTTGGTCCCTTAACAACTCAAACTGTGCCTGGTGATGTTGCTTTAGATGTACGACCGGGCAATCAGTGCTCCCAGCAGCCCCACTCGCTTGAGCCAGTCGGGAAAGAGAAGCTGGGAAGAGCCAAATTGGTTGGGTGGCTCCTCACGTTTACTGACCCAGGACATGAAGACTAACCTCAGCCGCTCTCTGCAGACCCTTCCTACTGATCCTTCGGCCACAGACACGGGTAAGGAGCAGGGTGATACTCCTGCattacagaatcattcaggttcaTAAACCCTGTATTCATTTAAAGGAATACAGGAAAGAGAATACTCTGTCTAACCCAggattttgatgtttttcttttaagcaggTCTACTGGTAACTTCAAGAATTAGAGGTCGAATCAGGAACTAGTGAATAATAGTCATCTATTTGCATTCTTCATTCCTCTCATGACTTCATGGTCttaagctttttttctcccccagtcttttctttttcaagctgGATGCTTACTGATGCAATCTTGCCCAATAAAAAGCCATTCCATTCCTTTCAAGCTCTTTGCCTTTCTTTGACCCATTCcagtttgtttctgtgttttt
This genomic window contains:
- the MIURF gene encoding mitochondrial ribosome and complex I assembly factor AltMIEF1, producing MAAWSREAVLTLYRALLRQGRGLRYTDRDFYLAFIRREFRKNRGLQQLEDKERQLEKGQAFLQSKLGGLV